The Maridesulfovibrio ferrireducens genome contains a region encoding:
- a CDS encoding response regulator produces the protein MRILIVDDEQMVRENLVDYLEDEGLDVISVGSAEEALKLMETDTAEIAIVDMRLPVMHGNDLIIHLKKIRPEMDFIIHTGSVDYAVPPDVRNLGISSDNVLLKPVADMNIFIQKIKSLFGNKYKI, from the coding sequence ATGCGCATTTTAATTGTGGACGATGAGCAGATGGTCAGGGAAAACTTGGTAGACTACCTTGAAGATGAAGGACTGGATGTCATTTCGGTCGGAAGCGCTGAAGAAGCTTTAAAACTGATGGAGACGGATACTGCCGAAATCGCAATTGTAGACATGCGGCTCCCCGTAATGCACGGCAATGACCTAATTATTCATCTTAAAAAGATACGCCCCGAGATGGATTTCATTATCCATACAGGTTCAGTAGACTACGCAGTCCCGCCGGATGTACGAAATCTTGGAATTTCATCTGACAATGTACTGCTTAAGCCTGTTGCGGATATGAATATTTTCATTCAAAAAATTAAATCACTATTTGGGAATAAGTATAAAATTTAA
- a CDS encoding protein-glutamate O-methyltransferase CheR, which translates to MDINKTEFDLLRKHIYNMCGLIIGEGKEYLIVHRLKYLFKEKGCKSWLDFYHTLLKEGDFFKEEVISAISTHETSFFRDYHPFDSIRKKVLPRLVQNKKSNKKIRIWCAAASTGQEPYTLSMIVHDLIESVGFRTLKHDDFSIVATDISGNVLEKAQEGLFSEREFSRGLPDKYTKYFSQEGKQWKVSPSIRSIVSFQKLNLLESFRMLGQFDFVLCRNVLIYFDDKTKLDIVHRIHSLLPEDGYLLLGATESLAGQTDRFVSEHEGTSVLYRKQSCFSSTGKKTTPVEFQKVDGLFAVSKGR; encoded by the coding sequence ATGGATATAAATAAGACTGAATTTGATCTTCTTAGAAAGCATATTTACAACATGTGCGGGCTGATCATAGGGGAAGGAAAAGAATACCTTATCGTGCATCGCTTAAAGTACCTTTTTAAAGAAAAGGGCTGTAAATCTTGGCTTGATTTTTATCATACTCTGCTCAAAGAAGGTGATTTTTTTAAAGAAGAAGTTATCTCTGCCATCAGCACTCATGAAACTAGTTTTTTTAGAGATTACCATCCCTTTGATTCAATACGCAAGAAAGTCTTACCCCGCTTGGTTCAAAACAAAAAAAGTAACAAAAAAATTCGTATCTGGTGTGCTGCTGCGTCAACAGGGCAAGAGCCTTACACTCTTTCTATGATTGTTCACGACTTAATTGAGTCTGTAGGATTTAGAACGCTTAAGCATGACGATTTTTCTATAGTTGCGACAGATATTTCTGGAAATGTGCTTGAAAAAGCTCAGGAAGGGTTGTTCAGTGAACGTGAATTTTCGCGAGGCTTACCTGATAAGTATACAAAGTATTTTAGTCAGGAAGGGAAACAATGGAAAGTCAGTCCGTCTATAAGATCAATTGTTTCTTTTCAAAAACTTAACTTGCTGGAATCTTTCAGGATGCTTGGTCAATTTGATTTTGTTCTATGCAGAAATGTTCTGATATATTTTGATGACAAAACAAAATTAGATATAGTTCACAGGATTCATTCGTTACTCCCTGAAGATGGATATTTGCTTCTGGGGGCAACAGAGTCACTTGCCGGGCAGACTGACCGGTTTGTTTCTGAGCATGAAGGAACATCTGTTCTCTACCGGAAGCAGAGTTGTTTCAGTTCTACAGGCAAAAAAACTACCCCGGTGGAGTTTCAAAAAGTTGATGGTTTATTTGCCGTCAGCAAGGGCAGGTAA
- a CDS encoding EAL and HDOD domain-containing protein, producing the protein MSDSEVFLDAFFVARQPVFTRELTIWGYELLFRNSECSLGADVGNEDEATSQVIADGFGLIQEDLTEGQRLLVNFPRNMILEDAAVLLPPDVCVIEILENVDPDPDILKVLNTLKERGYTLALDDYIGQKGFESFVELADIIKVDCLELSIDEMQKLVGSLAKSESILLAEKVEDNEMFKLCMDLGFDLFQGFFFSRPEIIPGKKMSSHNLNRMQLLRSISGSEFNVDDLTSAINSDVSISYRLLRFMNSPYFGLPNAVSSIQQAVVLIGYKKLAGWLRVILLSDMCSGPASSELAFLSIKRAKFIELLSLELKSPGLSSDSMFLLGLFSLLDVLLGKSMKNLLKELPIEKDLMAALCGESSIASVWLELVIAFEKAKWETVGSIINSQNLSPLSVARNHLAAMQWANEIVLLSKE; encoded by the coding sequence ATGAGTGACTCAGAAGTCTTTCTGGATGCTTTTTTTGTAGCCCGGCAGCCTGTGTTTACAAGGGAATTGACCATCTGGGGTTATGAATTGCTATTCCGAAATTCAGAATGCAGTTTGGGTGCTGATGTCGGGAATGAGGATGAAGCGACTTCTCAGGTCATAGCCGATGGGTTCGGTTTGATTCAGGAAGATCTTACTGAAGGGCAGAGGCTTTTAGTTAACTTTCCTCGCAATATGATTCTTGAAGATGCTGCGGTTTTGCTTCCACCTGATGTATGTGTCATCGAAATTCTTGAAAATGTTGATCCTGATCCTGACATCCTTAAGGTTCTCAATACGCTAAAGGAGCGGGGATATACCCTTGCTTTGGATGATTATATTGGACAGAAAGGATTCGAGTCTTTTGTTGAGCTTGCAGATATTATCAAAGTTGATTGTCTAGAGCTTTCAATTGATGAAATGCAAAAGCTTGTTGGAAGTTTGGCAAAGTCAGAATCAATTCTTTTGGCTGAAAAGGTTGAAGATAACGAAATGTTTAAGCTGTGTATGGATCTTGGTTTTGATTTGTTTCAAGGGTTTTTTTTCAGTCGGCCCGAAATTATCCCGGGAAAAAAGATGTCTTCCCATAATCTGAATCGCATGCAGCTTCTTCGTTCTATCAGCGGTTCTGAGTTTAATGTGGATGATCTTACCTCTGCTATAAATTCTGATGTTTCCATCAGCTATCGCCTTCTCAGATTCATGAATTCCCCTTACTTTGGATTACCTAACGCAGTTAGTTCTATTCAACAGGCCGTTGTTCTTATCGGTTATAAAAAATTAGCAGGATGGCTTCGGGTTATCCTTTTATCAGATATGTGCAGTGGGCCTGCCTCAAGTGAATTGGCATTTCTTTCAATAAAAAGAGCTAAATTCATTGAATTGCTGTCTCTTGAATTGAAAAGCCCCGGTTTGTCTTCTGATTCAATGTTTTTACTTGGTTTGTTTTCTCTTTTGGATGTTCTTCTTGGTAAGTCCATGAAAAATCTTCTTAAGGAACTTCCCATCGAGAAGGATTTGATGGCGGCTCTTTGCGGAGAATCCAGCATAGCTTCAGTTTGGCTTGAGTTAGTGATTGCTTTTGAAAAGGCCAAGTGGGAAACAGTCGGCTCAATTATAAATTCACAAAACTTATCACCCCTCTCTGTTGCTCGTAATCATTTGGCAGCAATGCAGTGGGCAAACGAAATTGTATTGCTAAGTAAGGAGTAG
- the argC gene encoding N-acetyl-gamma-glutamyl-phosphate reductase has product MSAGIPVGLVGVTGYTGMELARLLSGHDAMNLVRVTSRAEAGKKLSDIYPFLMGLELGELTITAPDVEELAKSCKLVFLAVPHKTAMDIGGKLYDKGVKVVDLSADFRLRDPEIYEEWYKVDHTREDLLPKAVYGLPEFYREQIKDASLVANPGCYPTSAIVGLTPALAEKIIDTTDIVIDSKSGTTGAGRKAAVGSLFCEVSDSFKAYGLGSHRHTPEIEQELSVVADEDITVSFNTHLLPINRGILSTIYTKLRAGVSAQDVRAIYEKAYGSEKWIRVLPEGKLPETRWVRGTMFCDVGLVVDSRTGRLIIVSAIDNVCRGASGQAVANANLMLGLAEGHGLNLAPMMP; this is encoded by the coding sequence ATGAGCGCCGGAATACCCGTCGGATTAGTCGGAGTTACAGGATATACTGGAATGGAATTGGCCCGTCTTTTGAGTGGGCATGATGCTATGAATCTTGTACGTGTGACTTCCCGTGCAGAGGCCGGCAAAAAGCTTTCCGACATTTATCCTTTTCTGATGGGACTCGAACTGGGTGAACTTACAATTACAGCTCCTGATGTCGAGGAATTGGCAAAATCATGTAAGCTTGTTTTCCTCGCGGTTCCTCATAAGACTGCTATGGACATCGGTGGCAAGCTTTATGATAAGGGTGTAAAAGTAGTTGATCTCAGTGCTGATTTCAGGCTTAGAGACCCTGAAATATATGAAGAATGGTATAAAGTTGATCACACCCGTGAGGACTTGTTGCCGAAAGCAGTGTACGGTTTGCCTGAATTTTATCGCGAGCAGATTAAAGACGCCTCTTTAGTCGCTAATCCGGGGTGCTATCCTACCTCCGCAATTGTGGGACTGACTCCTGCGCTTGCCGAAAAGATTATTGATACAACTGATATTGTTATTGATTCAAAATCCGGAACAACCGGAGCAGGCAGAAAAGCTGCTGTGGGTTCATTGTTTTGTGAGGTTTCCGATTCTTTCAAAGCTTATGGACTTGGAAGTCATAGACATACCCCGGAAATTGAACAGGAACTTTCAGTTGTTGCCGATGAAGATATCACTGTCTCTTTTAATACTCATCTTTTACCGATTAATCGCGGTATCTTATCTACTATTTATACAAAATTACGTGCAGGTGTGTCTGCGCAGGATGTTCGGGCAATATACGAAAAGGCTTATGGTTCTGAAAAATGGATTAGAGTTTTGCCCGAAGGCAAGCTTCCTGAGACTCGCTGGGTGCGGGGCACAATGTTCTGCGATGTAGGTTTGGTTGTTGATTCCCGAACCGGGCGTTTGATTATTGTTTCTGCTATAGACAATGTATGCAGAGGCGCATCAGGGCAGGCCGTCGCAAATGCAAACTTGATGTTGGGACTCGCAGAAGGTCACGGATTGAACTTGGCACCGATGATGCCGTAG
- a CDS encoding DUF1844 domain-containing protein has protein sequence MSDENNCKCGSGFSKDMPLPEVNFSTFVMSLSSSALVHLGEIPDPSTGKVEFTPVIAKQSIDILAVLQDKIKNGMNPEEEKLLCDLLYNLRMKYVAKTK, from the coding sequence ATGTCTGATGAAAATAATTGTAAGTGCGGATCAGGATTTTCTAAAGATATGCCTCTACCTGAGGTAAACTTTTCTACATTTGTTATGTCACTAAGTTCTTCAGCCTTGGTTCATCTTGGTGAAATTCCTGATCCTTCTACCGGAAAAGTTGAATTTACTCCCGTTATTGCAAAACAGTCTATAGATATCCTTGCAGTATTACAGGATAAAATTAAAAACGGGATGAATCCTGAGGAAGAAAAACTTCTTTGTGACCTGTTATACAATCTTCGCATGAAGTATGTTGCCAAAACCAAATAG
- the polA gene encoding DNA polymerase I gives MSLSEKLNFEKSPLYLIDGSAFFYRGFHAYPDLKRSDGFPTNALYIVLRVLLKVIKEEKPEYLVFMLDGKGKNFRHELFPDYKAQRPPMPDDLRVQVEPLKEAIRALGVPLIVSDGEEADDCIASLAARFKSERPVVILGADKDLKQCLDENVFMWDPAGRAEKITSLADFKEDTGLNPDQWADFQALIGDSADNIPGVPGVGKVTASKLMAKYPTLEDIRDNFKFLQPNIKKKMEGYLETIFTYRKLTSLSTDSCAHLELADLKVSPVNRDDVVAYLNTYEFRSMIRDVNKAFPDSNISPQTKSASDAGPTGTKAAPVTAKGKKPAAGQFSLFGDVAPAPVESRLEFKKVQSVSDLPDFTNKDVGLVRDGKEFYVGVEGDEWLCKIATSELVEVLQHANKLAVADVKSFFRSDPAWRKIPLSRWFDLSLAAYLLNPEDRNYQWDRLRSMLFTGDELPDAVDEVHPEAQGMAALALMHVLAPRIESAGLENLVNELEIPLVPVLADMEEAGISIDLDSFTEFLKEVSVRIQELTKVIHERAEEPFNIRSSQQMSNILFDKLGLKPSGKTPKGALSTANSVLEKLMGQHEIIADILEFRKMEKLRSTYLEPLPKLVGHDGRIHTNFNQFATATGRLSSSGPNLQNIPIRGDMGKRMRACFTAGEGLRLAAADYSQVELRVLAHFSGDPTLISAFENDEDIHSRTAALLFDKESTDITREERGNAKTINFGLIYGMGPQKLSRELGISLNEAKDFIAKYFEKLGVLRDFYDSVVEQGREKGYVTTLSGRRRLLPELHSTNPQVISQARRQAINTVIQGSAADIIKMAMIKVADNSAIAHLGGRLILQIHDELLVEGPEESIEEIGKLLQEDMQLVTSLAVPLKVDLGLGKNWAQAH, from the coding sequence ATGTCACTCAGTGAAAAATTGAACTTTGAAAAAAGTCCTTTGTATCTTATAGACGGTTCCGCTTTTTTTTATCGCGGATTCCATGCGTATCCGGACCTTAAACGCTCAGATGGATTTCCGACCAATGCTTTATATATAGTCCTGCGGGTTCTGTTAAAAGTTATTAAAGAAGAGAAGCCTGAATACTTGGTTTTCATGCTCGACGGTAAGGGTAAAAATTTCAGGCATGAACTTTTCCCGGACTATAAAGCACAGCGCCCGCCCATGCCGGACGATCTTAGAGTTCAGGTTGAGCCTTTGAAAGAAGCAATCAGAGCACTTGGAGTGCCTTTAATAGTTTCCGATGGCGAAGAAGCAGACGATTGTATCGCTTCTCTTGCCGCAAGGTTTAAGAGTGAACGTCCTGTTGTTATTCTTGGCGCGGATAAGGACCTCAAGCAGTGTCTGGATGAGAATGTTTTTATGTGGGACCCCGCAGGCCGGGCCGAAAAGATTACTTCTCTTGCCGATTTTAAAGAAGATACAGGACTGAACCCTGATCAATGGGCTGATTTTCAGGCTTTAATCGGCGACTCAGCCGATAATATCCCCGGAGTGCCGGGAGTAGGTAAAGTTACGGCTTCCAAGCTTATGGCTAAATATCCTACTCTTGAAGATATTCGCGATAATTTTAAATTCCTCCAGCCTAACATCAAGAAAAAGATGGAAGGGTATCTGGAAACTATTTTTACATACAGAAAGCTTACAAGCTTAAGCACTGATAGTTGTGCACATCTCGAACTTGCTGATCTTAAGGTTTCTCCTGTAAACCGTGACGACGTTGTAGCATATTTGAATACTTATGAATTCCGTTCCATGATTAGAGATGTGAATAAAGCATTCCCTGACAGTAATATTTCACCTCAGACCAAGTCCGCATCTGATGCTGGCCCGACCGGAACCAAAGCAGCGCCTGTTACAGCTAAGGGTAAGAAGCCGGCAGCGGGGCAGTTTTCTTTGTTCGGGGATGTAGCTCCTGCTCCGGTTGAGAGCAGACTTGAATTCAAGAAAGTTCAGTCCGTATCTGATCTGCCTGATTTTACGAATAAAGACGTAGGGCTTGTTCGTGACGGCAAGGAATTTTACGTCGGAGTTGAAGGTGATGAGTGGCTTTGTAAAATCGCAACTTCTGAGCTGGTTGAAGTTCTTCAACATGCAAATAAATTAGCTGTTGCAGACGTTAAATCTTTTTTCAGATCCGATCCTGCGTGGCGCAAGATTCCCCTTTCGCGCTGGTTCGACCTTAGTCTGGCCGCATATTTGCTAAATCCGGAAGATCGAAATTATCAGTGGGACAGACTTAGATCTATGCTCTTTACCGGAGACGAACTTCCTGATGCGGTAGATGAAGTCCATCCTGAAGCTCAGGGCATGGCTGCTCTTGCTTTGATGCATGTGCTTGCGCCGAGGATCGAATCTGCGGGGCTTGAAAATCTTGTAAATGAACTTGAAATTCCACTTGTACCTGTACTTGCAGATATGGAAGAAGCTGGAATTTCAATTGATTTAGATTCATTCACAGAATTTTTGAAAGAGGTCAGCGTTCGTATTCAGGAACTTACTAAGGTTATTCATGAAAGAGCAGAAGAGCCTTTCAATATCCGTTCAAGTCAGCAGATGAGTAATATCCTTTTTGATAAACTGGGGCTTAAACCTAGTGGTAAGACTCCTAAAGGCGCGCTTTCGACTGCTAACTCCGTGCTTGAAAAATTGATGGGACAACACGAAATAATCGCCGATATTTTAGAGTTCAGGAAGATGGAAAAGCTGCGGTCCACTTATCTGGAGCCACTCCCTAAGCTCGTTGGGCATGACGGTAGAATTCATACTAATTTCAATCAGTTTGCAACCGCGACAGGCAGGCTATCAAGCTCCGGGCCGAATTTGCAGAATATTCCCATTCGCGGAGATATGGGCAAGCGTATGAGAGCGTGTTTCACCGCCGGTGAAGGGCTGCGCTTGGCTGCTGCGGATTATTCTCAGGTAGAACTAAGAGTTCTTGCCCATTTTTCAGGTGATCCTACGTTGATCTCTGCTTTTGAAAATGACGAAGATATTCATTCACGCACTGCTGCGCTTCTTTTTGATAAGGAAAGCACGGATATTACCAGAGAAGAACGCGGTAATGCCAAGACGATCAACTTCGGATTGATTTACGGTATGGGACCGCAGAAATTGTCTCGTGAACTTGGAATTTCATTAAATGAAGCCAAAGACTTTATTGCAAAATATTTCGAAAAGCTTGGTGTGCTGAGAGATTTTTATGACTCTGTAGTCGAACAGGGGCGTGAGAAAGGATATGTAACGACTCTGTCTGGTCGTAGAAGATTGTTACCGGAGCTACATTCTACCAATCCGCAGGTCATATCTCAGGCTCGCAGACAGGCTATTAATACCGTTATTCAGGGCAGTGCTGCTGATATTATCAAAATGGCAATGATTAAGGTTGCAGATAATTCAGCTATTGCACATTTAGGCGGCAGACTTATTTTACAGATACACGATGAATTGCTTGTAGAAGGTCCGGAGGAATCTATCGAAGAGATCGGCAAGCTGTTGCAGGAAGATATGCAGCTTGTAACTTCTTTGGCAGTTCCATTAAAAGTTGATTTAGGACTGGGTAAGAACTGGGCTCAGGCTCATTAA
- a CDS encoding bifunctional oligoribonuclease/PAP phosphatase NrnA produces MAYFKKFDEELQDLLALFKKDERWLIVVNADPDSLASAMALKRIMGRKVQGVGIAHINEVKRLDNLAMIHYLRIPASRIIPTLVAQYDKFAIVDSQPHHHPDFDKIKFSVIIDHHPYPEQPYVGAEYTDIRPEYGSNSAMLTEYLYNLKIRPAKLLATALVYGIKTDTQSFERPFIDADIKAFRYLTKYADMDIIKRITRSEIHPDWLKYFSRAFYNLRRIGPGLYSHLGKVENPDTLVILADFFMRVHDVSWDVVSGVYEDTLVVIFRGDALRKDMGKMASSLFSDVGSAGGHKAAARAEIPLKALDDADPESYVVKKLTKGKRQVMKRI; encoded by the coding sequence ATGGCTTATTTTAAAAAGTTTGACGAAGAGCTTCAGGACCTGCTTGCCCTTTTTAAAAAGGATGAGCGGTGGTTGATAGTGGTAAATGCTGATCCGGATTCTTTGGCCTCGGCCATGGCGCTTAAGCGTATCATGGGGCGTAAGGTTCAAGGTGTCGGCATCGCACATATTAACGAAGTAAAACGGCTTGATAATCTTGCTATGATTCATTATTTGCGGATTCCAGCCAGTAGGATCATTCCAACTCTGGTTGCGCAATATGATAAGTTTGCAATTGTAGACTCCCAGCCACACCATCATCCCGATTTTGATAAAATTAAATTTTCAGTAATTATTGATCATCATCCGTACCCAGAACAGCCGTATGTCGGAGCTGAGTATACAGATATTCGTCCTGAATACGGTTCAAACAGCGCAATGCTGACTGAATATCTTTATAATCTTAAAATACGTCCGGCAAAATTGCTTGCAACAGCATTGGTTTACGGTATCAAAACAGATACTCAAAGTTTTGAACGTCCTTTTATTGATGCGGATATTAAGGCCTTTAGATATCTGACTAAATATGCTGATATGGATATTATAAAACGTATTACGCGTAGTGAAATTCATCCAGATTGGCTTAAATATTTCTCACGGGCATTTTATAATTTGCGCAGAATTGGACCCGGTCTTTATTCTCATCTGGGCAAAGTGGAAAATCCTGATACTTTGGTTATCCTTGCAGACTTTTTTATGCGTGTTCATGATGTTTCGTGGGACGTTGTCTCCGGCGTTTATGAGGATACCCTTGTGGTTATTTTCAGAGGAGATGCTTTGCGTAAAGATATGGGCAAGATGGCCAGCAGTCTCTTTAGTGATGTAGGTTCAGCTGGAGGGCACAAAGCCGCCGCACGAGCTGAGATTCCGCTTAAAGCACTTGATGATGCTGATCCGGAATCGTATGTTGTCAAGAAACTGACCAAGGGCAAGCGTCAGGTTATGAAGCGCATTTAG
- a CDS encoding bifunctional adenosylcobinamide kinase/adenosylcobinamide-phosphate guanylyltransferase, translated as MITFILGGNKSGKSDYALEVFSKYSGTKCFIATGKARDMAFRKQIMDHRRERDPSIPVFETGTDLHQVLVRARKDYEHLLVDSLDFWLFSCSELVNGEQLIGEVVRLLSEWKGPDLVLVSCEVGLGPLAMTREVREFVRGLGGLNRRIAAIADEAYLVAAGLPLTLKK; from the coding sequence TTGATTACATTCATACTTGGGGGCAATAAGTCGGGTAAGTCCGATTATGCGCTTGAAGTTTTTTCAAAATATTCCGGTACGAAATGTTTTATTGCGACAGGAAAAGCCCGCGATATGGCCTTCCGGAAACAGATTATGGATCATCGGAGAGAACGCGATCCGTCTATTCCGGTTTTTGAGACCGGAACGGACTTGCATCAGGTTCTTGTTAGGGCTAGAAAAGATTACGAACATCTGCTGGTGGACAGTTTAGATTTCTGGTTGTTCTCATGTAGCGAGCTTGTGAACGGAGAACAGCTGATCGGGGAGGTTGTCCGGCTTTTATCTGAATGGAAAGGGCCGGATCTTGTCTTGGTGTCTTGCGAAGTAGGTCTCGGCCCGCTGGCAATGACACGCGAAGTCCGTGAGTTTGTGAGAGGGCTCGGAGGACTTAACCGTAGAATTGCCGCAATTGCCGATGAGGCTTATCTTGTGGCTGCCGGGTTGCCTCTGACCCTGAAGAAATAA
- the cbiR gene encoding cobamide remodeling phosphodiesterase CbiR, with protein sequence MPDNKNVFSPDSCGVKGLSDSKAENHTQEKTSLFADGLSVFDIFGDSSFPYVVAAPSWVIPGTVVENCRYLEGRVDEVGLLFFETAASLAYTEEDLPADLAETGLSFHIHHPLDLPWHESAAKVARIMNLLASKAAHLNPVAHVLHPPKAGPCAGILLADLAKEFRGTSIDSENVFIENIKDNSLEDNIDVIRDCGFKVCLDLGHMQAYGQQKLLDREDVWDLVAMLHLNGPGVGGRHESLEKLDKPGVKLLDCFFEKFIKGGTVTVEVFEQNGFFKSLQYLANRHGEAR encoded by the coding sequence ATGCCTGATAATAAAAATGTTTTCAGCCCGGATTCTTGCGGAGTAAAGGGGCTATCTGATTCTAAGGCTGAGAATCACACACAGGAAAAAACCTCTCTTTTTGCTGACGGATTGAGTGTTTTTGACATCTTCGGTGACAGTTCTTTCCCCTATGTCGTTGCGGCCCCGTCATGGGTTATTCCGGGAACTGTCGTTGAAAATTGCAGATACCTTGAAGGGCGCGTCGATGAAGTCGGATTACTCTTTTTTGAAACAGCAGCGAGTCTTGCGTACACTGAAGAGGATCTGCCTGCTGATTTAGCTGAAACCGGATTGTCGTTTCATATCCATCATCCTTTAGATCTTCCGTGGCATGAGAGTGCAGCTAAGGTTGCGCGGATAATGAATCTTCTCGCATCAAAAGCGGCACATTTGAATCCTGTTGCACATGTTCTGCATCCTCCGAAGGCGGGACCGTGTGCAGGAATTCTTCTGGCTGATCTGGCAAAAGAGTTTCGTGGAACTTCTATAGATTCTGAAAATGTTTTCATTGAAAATATTAAAGATAACAGTCTTGAAGATAATATTGATGTTATTCGGGATTGCGGATTTAAGGTTTGTTTAGATTTAGGGCACATGCAGGCGTATGGGCAGCAAAAATTGCTGGACCGGGAAGACGTTTGGGATTTGGTTGCCATGCTTCATCTTAACGGACCGGGTGTAGGCGGACGGCATGAAAGTCTTGAAAAGCTAGATAAGCCGGGTGTGAAGTTGCTTGATTGTTTTTTTGAAAAGTTTATTAAAGGCGGGACTGTTACTGTTGAAGTCTTTGAGCAAAACGGTTTTTTTAAGTCACTGCAATATCTGGCCAATAGACACGGCGAGGCTCGTTAA